A segment of the Longimicrobiales bacterium genome:
GATTTCTATGTAACGGCACTCGGTGCAGAGGAGTTGGGCAGGAGGTCCGGCCCCGATAGCCGGACTGTACACGCCATGCTGCTCCTCAGTGGTGGCATGATCATGATAGAGGCGGAATGGCCGGGCGTGCCGAGCCGTGCTGCAAATCCGGACGGTAGTTCGCCGGTCGTCATCTTCGCGTACGTCGCTGACGTCGACGCCACGGTGGCACGAGCGACCACTCATGGAGCTCGGGTTCTCGTTGACGCCGCGAATCAGTTCTGGGGCGACCGGACGGCTTGGATCGTCGATCCATTCGGCCATGTGTGGACGATCGCCAGTCGCGTCGAGGACACTACCGAAGGTGAGCGCGAAGAGCGATGGTCGCAGATCGCCCCCCAACGGAAGTAGTCGAAAT
Coding sequences within it:
- a CDS encoding VOC family protein — protein: MAESRKGIPDNSSPIIPRLFCSDPDAAVDFYVTALGAEELGRRSGPDSRTVHAMLLLSGGMIMIEAEWPGVPSRAANPDGSSPVVIFAYVADVDATVARATTHGARVLVDAANQFWGDRTAWIVDPFGHVWTIASRVEDTTEGEREERWSQIAPQRK